From Nymphalis io chromosome 12, ilAglIoxx1.1, whole genome shotgun sequence, a single genomic window includes:
- the LOC126772301 gene encoding cyclin-dependent kinase 8, with protein MGDNFQNNKTMASVMMDYEFKIKTQNERSKVEDLFDYEGCKVGRGTYGHVYKARRKDGSDTKDYALKQIEGTGLSMSACREIALLRELKHPNVINLIRVFLSHTDRKVWLLFDYAEHDLWHIIKFHRAAKANKKSVMVPKGMVKSLLYQILDGIHYLHSNWVLHRDLKPANILVMGEGPERGRVKIADMGFARLFNAPLKPLADLDPVVVTFWYRAPELLLGARHYTKAIDIWAIGCIFAELLTSEPIFHCRQEDIKTSNPYHHDQLDRIFNVMGFPQEKDWEDIRKMPEHATLVKDFKRSNYQNCSLSKYMDRHKIKPDSKAFSLLQRLLLMDPNRRITSEQAMQDPYFSEDPLPTQDVFAGCPIPYPKREFLTDDDQEDKGESKARQNQQQQQPNTQQNQVQANNHDHAANNAKRMRMAGQNQGNTGGGGGQQEFHQQQQMMFGGQQQGGGSQQQGNFQQRF; from the exons ATGGGTGATaactttcaaaataataaaacaatggcTTCAGTAATGATGGATTatgagtttaaaataaaaacacaaaatgaaAGATCGAAAGTGGAAGATTTGTTCGACTACGAAGGGTGTAAGGTCGGACGAGGAACTTACGGCCATGTATATAAAGCCAGAAGAAAAGATGGTTCTGACACAAAAGATTACGCGTTAAAGCAAATAGAGGGAACAGGACTTTCAATGTCAGCTTGTAGGGAAATTGCG cTTCTCCGTGAATTGAAACACCCTAATGTCATTAATCTTATAAGAGTATTTCTTTCTCATACTGATCGTAAGGTCTGGTTATTATTTGACTATGCTGAACATGATCTATGGCATATAATAAAGTTCCACAGAGCAGCCAAGGCTAATAAAAAATCTGTGATGGTTCCTAAAGGCATGGTAAAAAGTttgttatatcaaatattagatggaatacattatttacattcaaattgGGTCTTACATAGAGATTTG AAACCAGCTAATATACTTGTAATGGGTGAAGGGCCGGAGAGAGGCAGAGTGAAGATAGCTGATATGGGTTTTGCAAGGCTATTCAATGCCCCATTGAAACCATTAGCCGACTTGGATCCAGTAGTAGTCACATTTTGGTATAGAGCTCCGGAATTGCTATTAGGAGCAAGACATTACACAAAGGctattg ATATTTGGGCAATTGGGTGTATATTTGCTGAATTATTAACATCCGAACCTATATTTCATTGTCGTCAAGAGGATATCAAAACCAGTAATCCTTATCACCATGATCAGCTCGACAGAATTTTCAATGTAATGGGTTTCCCACAAGAGAAAGATTGGGAGGATATAAGAAAAATGCCAGAACATGCAACATTGGTAAAGGATTTCAAGAGATCTAA tTATCAAAATTGCTCATTAAGTAAATACATGGATCGACACAAAATAAAGCCGGACAGTAAAGCATTCAGTCTTTTGCAACGACTCCTACTAATGGATCCTAATAGAAGAATAACTTCGGAACAAGCGATGCAGGATCCTTACTTTTCTGAAGATCCTTTACCGACACAG gatgttTTCGCTGGCTGTCCGATACCTTATCCAAAGCGAGAGTTCTTGACCGATGATGACCAAGAAGACAAGGGGGAGTCAAAGGCACGTCAgaatcaacaacaacaacagcctAAT ACGCAACAAAACCAAGTCCAAGCGAACAACCACGATCATGCTGCTAACAACGCTAAAAGAATGAGGATGGCAG